The genomic region TCCAAAACCCGCCCCTACCCCACGGGCCGAAGGCACTCTTCGCATACACGGGAGCCGCATTCGCACGCGACGGAAAGACTCCCATGGGTGATTGGTTGATGGACACCGTGGGCGGCACCGTGGAGTACTTCGACGAGTCGATGCAACGCTTGGGGACCCGACTCAACGGCGACTTGGCCACATACTTTCATCGGCGAAGGATCCCGCTGATTGTGGTGGCAGTGGTCGTGCAACACGACGGCCCCCGAGCGGCCGGCGGCTACTCCAATATGGAGCCGGACGGCACAGTCCTGCGCGAATTCGAATACCACATGACGGAGCTACCCGAGAAAGAAACATTCTCAATCGGGTCCGGCGGCACGCCGCACCTCATCTCAGATCATCTCGATCTACTTCGCTCGCAGCTCGACGTGACACCCCGCCGCCCGCAGGATCACATGAACCTTCTCGCAACGGTGAATCGCAGAATCGCTGCGCGCGAGTCGAGTGTCTCTCCGCACTGTCATGTTTCCTTCGTCAATGCCGACGATCGGTTCCCACCCACATCGCAGACGTTCGCTGAACCGGGCACGTCGTTGCCGTTCTCCACTCGCGTCGTCACGGCCGGCTTCGACCTCAGGCTTTTCGACCGCCTGCTGAAGGAGCACCTGGAGAACGGGACGCTGGCAGACCCGGGCGATTCAACGGGAACCTGACATTCCTGCCGGGCCATCGGACGCGGAGCCGTCGTAGCGGTCCGAGATCTCGTCGGCGCCGAACAGTTCGCGACCGCCGGTCCGGTACTTCGATTTCTAGAGAACGTGGGTTCCGATGAGTTCGCCGACGGTGCGGATGTTGACCTGGCCCCCGAAGTCGAGGTCCACCCTACCGAGCCCCGAAAACCAGATCTCGAGTTCGGGCTAGCGTGCCGAGATTGCGCTGAGGGACGTTGCGCGGCCGCGACATTCGTCGACAAACCCGCGGAGCAGACTCATCGCATGATCATCTGTGCGCCAAAGTAACTCGGGATGCCACTGCACGCCGACAACCACTTCGCCGGGAACCTCGATTCCCTCCACGAGGCCGTCATCAGCCTGCGCGGTGACGCGGAGTCCGTCACCGACACGGTCGATGCCTTGATGGTGCTGGCTGTTCACAGCGATATCGCCGGCACAGCCAATCCAGGTGCTCAGTAGTGAGTTGTCATCGACTGAGACCGTGTGCAGGGGCCGTGCCAGTCCCTCTTCCGTGTGCCGATGCACGACCCCCGTCGGCCGGTCCCGACGCAGATCGCCGATGAGTGTGCCACCGTGGGCGACGTTGAGCAGCTGCGCTCCTCGGCAGATGGCGAGCACGGGCTTGCCGGCCTTCTGGGCCGCGGAGATCAGCTGGATCTCCAGGTCGTCTCGCTGCGGGTTTGGGGCGCCGATCAGCGGGTCGGAGGTATCGCCGCCATAGCGGGCGGGGGAGACGTCGGCCCCGCCGCCTATCACCAGGCCATCCACCCAATCGATGATCGACGTCAATCGTGGGTGCAGCCGGTTTGTCTGCACGGCGATCGGCGTTGCCCCCGCAGCTGTGATGCCCTGAAATGCGTATGGCCACAGCACATATTTGTCCAGCTCGTCGGCATCGAAGGTCAGCGCGATGAGGGGTGTGTTCGTCATATGGCCTGGACTCCTCGTCCGATCTGCATCGCCGCTGACGGCGAGATCGCGCCGACGATATTCGATTTCGATGCGCTACACAATGCTTGCTTTCGAACTATTCCAGTGATTGACTGCTGGAAATCGAACACTAAGGAGTGCAATGACCTCAGTCGAGGAACTGACCAAGACGCTTGCCGACCAGGGAGTGAAGTACGTTTTCGGCTTCTACGTCGACATTCACGGCGTTCCCAAGAGCAAGTGTGTGCCCATCAGCTCGCTGCCGTCGATGGCAAAGGGTTCCGAGCTCTACACCGTCGGCGCTCTGGAGGGGATGGGCGACTTGGGTCCCCACGAGGACGAGTGTCAGGGCATCCCAGATCTCGACCGACTCGTGGTGCTGCCGTGGAACCGGGAGATCGCGCTCGCGCCAACCACCCTGAAGCTCAACGGGGATCGCTACGAACAGGATTCGCGCAATCTTCTTCTTCGACAGGTCGAGCGCGCAGCCGAGATGGGCTTCGTCGCCAACGTGGGTATCGAACCTGAGTTCTACGTGGTCCGCGAGACCGAGTCCGGCTGGGAGCCTCTGGTTCCCAGTGACCGGCTGAACGAGCCCACCCGTGGCTACGATGTCGAGGCGACCATTCTCGCGCAGCCGTTCCTCGATCCCATGGCGCAGTACATGAACGAACTCGGTTGGGGCCTCTACTCCTTCGATCACGAAGGTGGTGATGGACAGTACGAGTTCAACTTCGACTATGCCGATGCGCTGACTATGGCCGACCGGATGGTCACCTTCCGGCTGATGGCCAAGCATGTCGCCCGCGAACAGGGCTGCATTGCGACCTTCATGCCCAAGCCGTTCCAGGACGACTTCGGCTCAGCCGCTCACATCAACATCAGCCTTGCTGATGTATCGACCGGTAAGAACGCATTCACCGCCGCGGACGGCGGCTACAGCGAGCTGTCCCGGTTGTTCACCGGGGGCGTCCTGGCGCACGGCGATGCCATCACCGCGGTGACGTGCCCAACTATCAACTCCTACAAGCGATTCACCAGCAAGGGCTACATGGATGAGATCTCCTGGGCGCCCATCTACCGGGCCTGGGGCGAGAACAACCGAACGCTGATGTGCCGGATGCCGGTCAACAGGCACTGCCTGGAGGTGCGCACCGCGGATGCGGCGGTGAACTACTACCTGGGCATCGCCATGGTGCTCGCCGCCGGTCTTGACGGTATCGAAGGCAAGATCGATCCGGGCGAGCCCATCAAC from Mycolicibacterium sp. YH-1 harbors:
- a CDS encoding gamma-glutamyl-gamma-aminobutyrate hydrolase family protein, whose translation is MTNTPLIALTFDADELDKYVLWPYAFQGITAAGATPIAVQTNRLHPRLTSIIDWVDGLVIGGGADVSPARYGGDTSDPLIGAPNPQRDDLEIQLISAAQKAGKPVLAICRGAQLLNVAHGGTLIGDLRRDRPTGVVHRHTEEGLARPLHTVSVDDNSLLSTWIGCAGDIAVNSQHHQGIDRVGDGLRVTAQADDGLVEGIEVPGEVVVGVQWHPELLWRTDDHAMSLLRGFVDECRGRATSLSAISAR
- a CDS encoding type III glutamate--ammonia ligase, giving the protein MTSVEELTKTLADQGVKYVFGFYVDIHGVPKSKCVPISSLPSMAKGSELYTVGALEGMGDLGPHEDECQGIPDLDRLVVLPWNREIALAPTTLKLNGDRYEQDSRNLLLRQVERAAEMGFVANVGIEPEFYVVRETESGWEPLVPSDRLNEPTRGYDVEATILAQPFLDPMAQYMNELGWGLYSFDHEGGDGQYEFNFDYADALTMADRMVTFRLMAKHVAREQGCIATFMPKPFQDDFGSAAHINISLADVSTGKNAFTAADGGYSELSRLFTGGVLAHGDAITAVTCPTINSYKRFTSKGYMDEISWAPIYRAWGENNRTLMCRMPVNRHCLEVRTADAAVNYYLGIAMVLAAGLDGIEGKIDPGEPINADTYQMDAADLRDLALPNTFEQALTAFETDGLAQSCFGKEFHRTYVDYMTRECHEYGSVVTDWETRKYMQRV